A single Pseudochaenichthys georgianus chromosome 10, fPseGeo1.2, whole genome shotgun sequence DNA region contains:
- the kif3a gene encoding kinesin-like protein KIF3A isoform X2, with amino-acid sequence MPSNKHDKPEGNDNVKVVVRCRPFNQKEKMMNHKQAVLVDEIRGTIEVNKLETPHEPPKTFTFDTVFGPDSKQLDVYNLTARPIVDSVLEGYNGTIFAYGQTGTGKTFTMEGVRAVPELRGIIPNSFAHVFGHIAKAEGDTRFLVRVSYLEIYNEEVRDLLGKDQLQRLEVKERPDVGVYIKDLSGYVVNNADDMDRIMTMGHKNRSVGSTNMNEHSSRSHAIFTITIECSEKGVDGNQHVRMGKLHLVDLAGSERQGKTGATGQRLKEATKINLSLSTLGNVISALVDGKSTHVPYRNSKLTRLLQDSLGGNSKTMMCANIGPADYNYDETISTLRYANRAKNIKNKARINEDPKDALLRQFQKEIEELKKKLVEGEEISGSEGSGSEEMDEGDDEGRGEGECRRRRRGKKKVSPDKMVEMQAKIEEERKVLEAKLDMEEEERNKARAELEKREKDLLKAQQEHHLLLDKLSALEKKVIVGGVDLLAKAEEQEKLLQESNSELEERRRRAEKLRRELEEKEQERLDIEEKYTSLQEEAQGKTKKLKKVWTMLMAAKSEMADLQQEHHREIEGLLENIRQLSRELRLQMLIIDNFIPQEYQEMIENYVHWNEDIGEWQLKCVAYTGNNMRKQTPAPDKKEKDPFEVDLSHVYLAYTEESMRQSLMKLERPRTSKSGKSGRPKTGRRKRSAKPDAVIESLLQ; translated from the exons ATGCCG AGCAATAAGCATGACAAGCCTGAGGGCAATGATAATGTCAAGGTGGTGGTGCGATGTCGTCCCTTCAACCAGAAAGAGAAGATGATGAACCACAAACAGGCCGTCCTTGTTGACGAGATCCGTGGGACCATAGAGGTTAACAAACTGGAGACCCCCCATGAGCCCCCTAAGACTTTCACATTTGACACTGTGTTTGGACCGGACAGCAAACAGCTGGATGTCTACAACCTCACTGCACGCCCCATCGTTGACTCGGTATTAGAGGGTTACAATG GCACCATTTTCGCATATGGGCAAACTGGCACAGGAAAAACCTTCACCATGGAGGGTGTGAGAGCAGTGCCAGAACTCAGAGGGATAATCCCAAACTCCTTTGCTCATGTTTTTGGTCACATTGCCAAGGCAGAGGGTGACACGAG GTTTTTGGTTCGTGTTTCGTACCTAGAGATCTACAATGAGGAAGTGCGAGACTTGTTGGGAAAGGATCAGTTGCAGAGGCTCGAG GTGAAAGAGAGACCAGATGTCGGCGTGTACATAAAAGACCTCTCTGGTTACGTTGTGAACAATGCCGACGACATGGACAGGATTATGACTATGGGCCACAAAAATC GGTCTGTCGGTTCCACCAACATGAATGAACACAGCTCCCGCTCCCACGCTATCTTCACCATCACCATCGAGTGCAGTGAGAAGGGAGTAGATGGAAACCAACATGTGCGCATGGGGAAACTTCATCTGGTTGATCTTGCA GGTTCAGAGAGACAGGGCAAGACTGGAGCCACAGGTCAGCGTTTAAAGGAAGCGACAAAgatcaatctctctctctccacgctGGGTAATGTCATCTCTGCACTGGTGGACGGCAAAAGCACACACGTGCCCTACAGAAACTCCAAACTAACCCGTCTGCTGCAGGATTCCCTGGGAGGAAACTCCAAGACCATGATG TGTGCGAATATAGGCCCTGCGGACTATAACTACGATGAGACCATCAGTACCCTGCGTTACGCTAACAGGGCTAAAAACATTAAGAACAAAGCCAGGATCAATGAGGATCCAAAAGATGCCCTGTTGCGCCAGTTTCAGAAGGAGATTGAGGAGCTAAAGAAGAAACTAGTGGAAG GTGAAGAGATCTCTGGCTCAGAGGGCAGTGGATCAGAAGAGATGGATGAAGGTGATGACGAAGGAAGGGGGGAAGGAGAATGCCGCAGGAGAAGAAGAG GGAAGAAGAAGGTTTCCCCGGACAAGATGGTGGAGATGCAGGCAAAGATCGAAGAGGAAAGAAAGGTCTTGGAGGCCAAGCTGgatatggaggaggaggagaggaacaaGGCAAGAGCAGAGCTGGAGAAGAGGGAGAAGGACCTTCTTAAAGCTCA GCAGGAGCATCACCTTCTGCTGGATAAATTGTCGGCCTTAGAGAAGAAGGTGATCGTGGGGGGGGTGGACCTCTTGGCCAAGGCTGAGGAGCAGGAGAAGCTTCTGCAGGAGTCCAATAGCGAACTGGAAGAACGTCGCAGGAGAGCGGAGAAGCTGCGGAGGGAGCTAGAGGAGAAAGAG CAAGAACGTCTGGACATAGAAGAGAAGTACACCTCTCTGCAGGAGGAGGCTCAAGGAAAGACCAAGAAGCTGAAGAAAGTCTGGACCATGCTGATGGCTGCCAAATCAGAA ATGGCAGATCTGCAGCAGGAGCATCACAGAGAGATCGAGGGCCTCCTGGAGAACATCCGGCAGCTCAGCCGAGAGCTGCGGCTCCAGATGCTCATCATAGACAACTTCATCCCCCAGGAGTAccag GAGATGATAGAGAATTATGTGCACTGGAATGAAGACATTGGAGAATGGCAGCTG AAATGTGTGGCATACACTGGCAACAACATGAGGAAACAGACCCCTGCTCcagacaaaaaagaaaaagat CCGTTCGAGGTGGATCTGTCCCATGTGTATCTGGCCTACACAGAGGAGAGCATGCGGCAGTCACTGATGAAGCTAGAGAGACCCAGAACCTCTAAAAGTGGCAAGAGTGGCCGACCCAAGACGGGGCGCAG GAAAAGATCTGCAAAGCCAGACGCTGTGATCGAATCCCTCCTGCAGTGA
- the kif3a gene encoding kinesin-like protein KIF3A isoform X1, producing MPSNKHDKPEGNDNVKVVVRCRPFNQKEKMMNHKQAVLVDEIRGTIEVNKLETPHEPPKTFTFDTVFGPDSKQLDVYNLTARPIVDSVLEGYNGTIFAYGQTGTGKTFTMEGVRAVPELRGIIPNSFAHVFGHIAKAEGDTRFLVRVSYLEIYNEEVRDLLGKDQLQRLEVKERPDVGVYIKDLSGYVVNNADDMDRIMTMGHKNRSVGSTNMNEHSSRSHAIFTITIECSEKGVDGNQHVRMGKLHLVDLAGSERQGKTGATGQRLKEATKINLSLSTLGNVISALVDGKSTHVPYRNSKLTRLLQDSLGGNSKTMMCANIGPADYNYDETISTLRYANRAKNIKNKARINEDPKDALLRQFQKEIEELKKKLVEGEEISGSEGSGSEEMDEGDDEGRGEGECRRRRREERGKKKVSPDKMVEMQAKIEEERKVLEAKLDMEEEERNKARAELEKREKDLLKAQQEHHLLLDKLSALEKKVIVGGVDLLAKAEEQEKLLQESNSELEERRRRAEKLRRELEEKEQERLDIEEKYTSLQEEAQGKTKKLKKVWTMLMAAKSEMADLQQEHHREIEGLLENIRQLSRELRLQMLIIDNFIPQEYQEMIENYVHWNEDIGEWQLKCVAYTGNNMRKQTPAPDKKEKDPFEVDLSHVYLAYTEESMRQSLMKLERPRTSKSGKSGRPKTGRRKRSAKPDAVIESLLQ from the exons ATGCCG AGCAATAAGCATGACAAGCCTGAGGGCAATGATAATGTCAAGGTGGTGGTGCGATGTCGTCCCTTCAACCAGAAAGAGAAGATGATGAACCACAAACAGGCCGTCCTTGTTGACGAGATCCGTGGGACCATAGAGGTTAACAAACTGGAGACCCCCCATGAGCCCCCTAAGACTTTCACATTTGACACTGTGTTTGGACCGGACAGCAAACAGCTGGATGTCTACAACCTCACTGCACGCCCCATCGTTGACTCGGTATTAGAGGGTTACAATG GCACCATTTTCGCATATGGGCAAACTGGCACAGGAAAAACCTTCACCATGGAGGGTGTGAGAGCAGTGCCAGAACTCAGAGGGATAATCCCAAACTCCTTTGCTCATGTTTTTGGTCACATTGCCAAGGCAGAGGGTGACACGAG GTTTTTGGTTCGTGTTTCGTACCTAGAGATCTACAATGAGGAAGTGCGAGACTTGTTGGGAAAGGATCAGTTGCAGAGGCTCGAG GTGAAAGAGAGACCAGATGTCGGCGTGTACATAAAAGACCTCTCTGGTTACGTTGTGAACAATGCCGACGACATGGACAGGATTATGACTATGGGCCACAAAAATC GGTCTGTCGGTTCCACCAACATGAATGAACACAGCTCCCGCTCCCACGCTATCTTCACCATCACCATCGAGTGCAGTGAGAAGGGAGTAGATGGAAACCAACATGTGCGCATGGGGAAACTTCATCTGGTTGATCTTGCA GGTTCAGAGAGACAGGGCAAGACTGGAGCCACAGGTCAGCGTTTAAAGGAAGCGACAAAgatcaatctctctctctccacgctGGGTAATGTCATCTCTGCACTGGTGGACGGCAAAAGCACACACGTGCCCTACAGAAACTCCAAACTAACCCGTCTGCTGCAGGATTCCCTGGGAGGAAACTCCAAGACCATGATG TGTGCGAATATAGGCCCTGCGGACTATAACTACGATGAGACCATCAGTACCCTGCGTTACGCTAACAGGGCTAAAAACATTAAGAACAAAGCCAGGATCAATGAGGATCCAAAAGATGCCCTGTTGCGCCAGTTTCAGAAGGAGATTGAGGAGCTAAAGAAGAAACTAGTGGAAG GTGAAGAGATCTCTGGCTCAGAGGGCAGTGGATCAGAAGAGATGGATGAAGGTGATGACGAAGGAAGGGGGGAAGGAGAATGCCGCAGGAGAAGAAGAG AAGAAAGAG GGAAGAAGAAGGTTTCCCCGGACAAGATGGTGGAGATGCAGGCAAAGATCGAAGAGGAAAGAAAGGTCTTGGAGGCCAAGCTGgatatggaggaggaggagaggaacaaGGCAAGAGCAGAGCTGGAGAAGAGGGAGAAGGACCTTCTTAAAGCTCA GCAGGAGCATCACCTTCTGCTGGATAAATTGTCGGCCTTAGAGAAGAAGGTGATCGTGGGGGGGGTGGACCTCTTGGCCAAGGCTGAGGAGCAGGAGAAGCTTCTGCAGGAGTCCAATAGCGAACTGGAAGAACGTCGCAGGAGAGCGGAGAAGCTGCGGAGGGAGCTAGAGGAGAAAGAG CAAGAACGTCTGGACATAGAAGAGAAGTACACCTCTCTGCAGGAGGAGGCTCAAGGAAAGACCAAGAAGCTGAAGAAAGTCTGGACCATGCTGATGGCTGCCAAATCAGAA ATGGCAGATCTGCAGCAGGAGCATCACAGAGAGATCGAGGGCCTCCTGGAGAACATCCGGCAGCTCAGCCGAGAGCTGCGGCTCCAGATGCTCATCATAGACAACTTCATCCCCCAGGAGTAccag GAGATGATAGAGAATTATGTGCACTGGAATGAAGACATTGGAGAATGGCAGCTG AAATGTGTGGCATACACTGGCAACAACATGAGGAAACAGACCCCTGCTCcagacaaaaaagaaaaagat CCGTTCGAGGTGGATCTGTCCCATGTGTATCTGGCCTACACAGAGGAGAGCATGCGGCAGTCACTGATGAAGCTAGAGAGACCCAGAACCTCTAAAAGTGGCAAGAGTGGCCGACCCAAGACGGGGCGCAG GAAAAGATCTGCAAAGCCAGACGCTGTGATCGAATCCCTCCTGCAGTGA